In Kitasatospora sp. NA04385, a single genomic region encodes these proteins:
- a CDS encoding prenyltransferase/squalene oxidase repeat-containing protein, with protein sequence MPTAARLGAAVLAGALLAGAAAAPALADTASPAATGTSAAASPSPSSGVPAGLYGKGDPQYDGVWRQSLALIALRQQQVEPAEAAVQWLLGQQCEDGGWPSYRAEGTPCTPAAEDTNATSMAVQALTALGGHQQPVTRATDWLRAHQNPDGSWAYNPGAPGDANSTAVVLNGLLAAGLDPARVTVDGRSGWDGLAAFQLGCATAADQRGAFLYQPAEGVPAAPDTIASAQALLAAAGGHLPVTTTDRKDAPPEALACDGGQGTGPVAHADSAEADAAWLTARLAADGQHLVAKTPGADTAAPAYDSTAWTVIGLVASGHPAEASSAADWLAGNAYPWAAQGKDGTNPAAAATLVLTARAAKLDPYNFGGANLVQLLIDSGPAPKSAPAAGDPQATRAPGAAITEPDENSGFSAGWLLGLALAVGVVVVVLLSLNRRRQKALRPTDGTPAPAADDHPEQTR encoded by the coding sequence ATGCCGACCGCTGCCCGCCTGGGCGCCGCCGTGCTCGCCGGCGCCCTGCTCGCCGGCGCCGCCGCCGCGCCCGCGCTCGCCGACACCGCCTCCCCGGCGGCCACCGGCACCTCCGCCGCCGCCTCGCCGTCCCCGTCCTCGGGCGTGCCCGCCGGGCTGTACGGCAAGGGCGACCCGCAGTACGACGGGGTGTGGCGGCAGTCGCTGGCGCTGATCGCGCTCCGGCAGCAGCAGGTCGAACCCGCCGAGGCCGCCGTGCAGTGGCTGCTGGGCCAGCAGTGCGAGGACGGCGGCTGGCCCTCGTACCGGGCCGAGGGCACCCCGTGCACCCCCGCCGCCGAGGACACCAACGCCACCTCGATGGCCGTCCAGGCGCTCACCGCGCTCGGCGGCCACCAGCAGCCCGTCACCCGCGCCACCGACTGGCTGCGCGCCCACCAGAACCCGGACGGCAGCTGGGCGTACAACCCGGGCGCGCCCGGCGACGCCAACTCCACCGCCGTGGTGCTGAACGGCCTGCTCGCGGCCGGCCTCGACCCGGCGCGGGTCACTGTCGACGGCCGCTCCGGCTGGGACGGCCTGGCCGCCTTCCAGCTCGGCTGCGCCACCGCCGCCGACCAGCGCGGCGCCTTCCTCTACCAGCCCGCCGAGGGCGTCCCGGCCGCCCCCGACACCATCGCCTCCGCGCAGGCCCTGCTCGCCGCCGCCGGCGGGCACCTCCCGGTCACCACCACCGACCGCAAGGACGCCCCGCCCGAGGCACTCGCCTGCGACGGCGGCCAGGGCACCGGGCCGGTCGCGCACGCCGACTCCGCCGAGGCCGACGCCGCCTGGCTGACCGCCCGCCTCGCCGCCGACGGCCAGCACCTGGTGGCCAAGACCCCCGGCGCGGACACCGCCGCCCCCGCCTACGACTCCACCGCCTGGACGGTCATCGGCCTGGTCGCCTCCGGCCACCCCGCCGAGGCTTCCAGCGCCGCCGACTGGCTGGCCGGTAACGCCTACCCGTGGGCCGCCCAGGGCAAGGACGGCACCAACCCGGCCGCCGCCGCCACCCTGGTGCTGACCGCCCGCGCCGCCAAGCTCGACCCGTACAACTTCGGCGGCGCCAACCTGGTGCAGCTGCTGATCGACTCCGGCCCCGCCCCGAAGTCCGCCCCCGCCGCCGGTGACCCGCAGGCCACCCGCGCCCCCGGCGCGGCCATCACCGAACCCGACGAGAACAGCGGCTTCTCGGCCGGCTGGCTGCTCGGCCTCGCGCTCGCCGTCGGCGTCGTCGTGGTCGTCCTGCTCAGCCTCAACCGCCGCCGCCAGAAGGCGCTCCGGCCCACCGACGGCACCCCGGCCCCGGCCGCCGACGACCACCCGGAGCAGACCCGATGA
- a CDS encoding glycosyltransferase family 4 protein, producing the protein MTAVSPPPLRIALLSYRGDPFCGGQGVYVRHLSRELARLGHHVDVIGAQPYPVLDEVEGPGSVRLVELPGLDLYRADDPFRTPAADEFRGPVDLLEYAVMRTGGFPEPLAFSLRARAFLARRKGRYDVVHDNQTLGYGLLGLARHGFPLVTTVHHPVTVDRRLEIDAARTRLERLGKRRWYAFTRMQRRVAARLEHVITVSESSKAEIAEHLGTAPGAVSVVPIGADTRLWSPSAATARVPGRIVTTSSADVPLKGLVHLVEALAKVRTERDAHLVVVGKPQKEDGPVTAAVRRFGLEGHIEFRTGLSDAELVELYRSAEAACVPSLYEGFSLPAAEAMATATPLVATTGGAIPEVAGPDGVSCLAVPPGDAGALAAALGRLLDDPGLRERLGAAGRERVLARFTWARAAELTAERYRAAIATGAGAAARSGPGWRYVA; encoded by the coding sequence ATGACCGCTGTGTCGCCGCCGCCGCTGCGGATCGCCCTGCTGTCGTACCGCGGCGACCCGTTCTGCGGCGGCCAGGGCGTGTACGTGCGCCACCTGTCGCGGGAGCTGGCCCGGCTCGGCCACCACGTCGACGTGATCGGCGCCCAGCCGTACCCGGTGCTCGACGAGGTCGAGGGCCCCGGCTCGGTCCGCCTGGTCGAACTGCCCGGCCTCGACCTGTACCGCGCCGACGACCCGTTCCGCACCCCCGCCGCCGACGAGTTCCGCGGCCCGGTCGACCTGCTGGAGTACGCGGTGATGCGCACCGGCGGCTTCCCCGAGCCGCTGGCCTTCTCGCTGCGCGCCCGCGCCTTCCTGGCCCGCCGCAAGGGCCGCTACGACGTGGTGCACGACAACCAGACCCTCGGCTACGGCCTGCTCGGCCTGGCCCGGCACGGCTTCCCGCTGGTCACCACCGTCCACCACCCCGTCACCGTGGACCGGCGGCTGGAGATCGACGCGGCCCGCACCCGGCTGGAGCGGCTCGGCAAGCGCCGCTGGTACGCCTTCACCCGGATGCAGCGCCGGGTCGCCGCCCGGCTGGAGCACGTCATCACCGTCTCGGAGAGCTCGAAGGCCGAGATCGCCGAGCACCTCGGCACCGCGCCCGGCGCCGTCTCGGTCGTCCCGATCGGCGCCGACACCCGGCTGTGGTCGCCGTCCGCCGCCACCGCCCGCGTCCCCGGCCGGATCGTCACCACCTCCAGCGCCGACGTCCCGCTCAAGGGCCTGGTCCACCTGGTCGAGGCGCTCGCCAAGGTCCGCACCGAGCGGGACGCGCACCTGGTGGTGGTCGGCAAGCCGCAGAAGGAGGACGGGCCGGTCACCGCGGCGGTGCGCCGCTTCGGCCTGGAGGGGCACATCGAGTTCCGCACCGGCCTGAGCGACGCCGAACTCGTCGAGCTGTACCGCTCCGCCGAGGCCGCCTGCGTCCCCTCGCTGTACGAGGGCTTCTCGCTGCCCGCCGCCGAGGCGATGGCCACCGCCACCCCGCTGGTCGCCACCACCGGCGGCGCCATCCCCGAGGTCGCCGGACCGGACGGGGTCAGCTGCCTCGCGGTGCCGCCGGGCGACGCGGGCGCGCTGGCCGCCGCGCTCGGCCGGCTGCTGGACGACCCCGGCCTGCGCGAGCGGCTCGGCGCCGCCGGGCGCGAGCGCGTCCTGGCCCGGTTCACCTGGGCCCGGGCCGCCGAACTCACCGCCGAGCGCTACCGGGCCGCGATCGCCACCGGCGCCGGCGCCGCGGCCCGCTCCGGCCCCGGCTGGCGCTACGTCGCCTGA
- a CDS encoding N-acetylmuramoyl-L-alanine amidase — translation MTGRTTPHHVRPDGPQDPDPSADPARRAARWRPAAKAAAVVLPVCLIGWLGWQAVANSSRDVSPHASAPRTPSFAEGDQVGGEQVGGDAESGSPAAAPGSPSGSAQSAAAAPESSAPASPSGGPKPLAGRTVLLDPGHNPANAGHATEINRKVDIGNSRKECDTTGTETNAGYPEADFTLDVVHRARQLLQDRGAKVVLTQDGDRPWGPCIDERARIGNEARADAAVSVHADGAPSSGTGFHVIMPARVVDGAADTSAIVDPSHRLGVLLRDAFKSGTGEPYSSYIGREGLDTRSDLGGLNLSKVPKVFIECGNMRNSGDAGRMSDPQWRQRAAQALADALTSYLTG, via the coding sequence GTGACTGGCCGTACCACCCCGCACCACGTCCGTCCCGACGGCCCGCAGGACCCGGACCCGTCCGCCGACCCGGCGCGGCGGGCCGCCCGCTGGCGGCCGGCCGCGAAGGCCGCGGCCGTGGTGCTGCCGGTGTGCCTGATCGGCTGGCTGGGCTGGCAGGCCGTGGCCAACAGCTCGCGGGACGTGAGCCCGCACGCCTCGGCGCCGCGCACGCCGAGCTTCGCGGAGGGCGACCAGGTGGGGGGCGAGCAGGTGGGGGGCGACGCGGAGAGCGGCTCCCCCGCGGCGGCCCCCGGGAGCCCGTCCGGGTCGGCGCAGTCCGCCGCGGCCGCCCCGGAGTCCTCGGCACCGGCCTCGCCGAGCGGGGGCCCGAAGCCGCTGGCCGGGCGGACGGTGCTGCTCGACCCGGGCCACAACCCGGCCAACGCCGGGCACGCCACCGAGATCAACCGCAAGGTGGACATCGGCAACAGCCGCAAGGAGTGCGACACCACGGGCACCGAGACCAACGCCGGCTACCCGGAGGCCGACTTCACCCTCGACGTGGTGCACCGGGCCCGGCAGCTCCTCCAGGACCGGGGCGCGAAGGTGGTGCTCACCCAGGACGGCGACCGCCCCTGGGGACCGTGCATCGACGAGCGCGCCCGGATCGGCAACGAGGCCCGGGCGGACGCCGCGGTCTCGGTGCACGCGGACGGCGCGCCGTCCTCCGGCACCGGCTTCCACGTGATCATGCCCGCCCGGGTGGTCGACGGGGCGGCCGACACCTCCGCCATCGTCGACCCCTCGCACCGGCTGGGGGTGCTGCTGCGCGACGCCTTCAAGTCGGGCACCGGCGAGCCCTACTCCAGCTACATCGGCCGGGAGGGCCTGGACACCCGCAGCGACCTCGGTGGGCTGAACCTGTCAAAGGTACCGAAGGTGTTCATCGAATGCGGCAACATGCGCAACTCCGGCGACGCCGGGCGCATGTCCGATCCGCAGTGGCGCCAGCGTGCCGCCCAGGCCCTCGCGGACGCCCTGACCAGCTATCTCACCGGGTGA
- a CDS encoding TetR family transcriptional regulator, producing the protein MTATAADGPLTPRQAERRRGILRSATALAARGGYEAVQMREVAEGAQVALGTLYRYFPSKVHLLVAVMREQLERLQEQVRRRPPTGADPAARVAEALTAAFHALQREPRLAEAMVRALSFADRSVGSEVDEVVQLTGAIVLTAARLPDPPTADQQAALRVVVHTWHATLLVWLSGRASLAEVRADLHTAARLLAPAPAGPGERPELQRVPPPASGGVPAPG; encoded by the coding sequence GTGACCGCCACCGCCGCCGACGGGCCGCTGACGCCCCGCCAGGCCGAGCGCCGCCGGGGCATCCTGCGCTCGGCCACCGCGCTGGCCGCCCGGGGCGGGTACGAGGCGGTGCAGATGCGCGAGGTCGCGGAGGGCGCGCAGGTCGCGCTCGGCACCCTGTACCGGTACTTCCCGTCCAAGGTGCACCTGTTGGTCGCGGTGATGCGCGAGCAGTTGGAGCGCCTGCAGGAGCAGGTCCGGCGCCGCCCGCCGACCGGCGCGGACCCGGCGGCCCGGGTCGCCGAGGCGCTCACCGCCGCCTTCCACGCGCTGCAGCGCGAACCCCGGCTGGCGGAGGCCATGGTGCGGGCGCTGTCCTTCGCGGACCGCTCGGTGGGCTCCGAGGTGGACGAGGTCGTCCAGCTCACCGGCGCCATCGTGCTGACCGCCGCCCGGCTGCCCGATCCGCCCACCGCCGACCAGCAGGCGGCGCTGCGGGTGGTCGTCCACACCTGGCACGCGACCCTGCTGGTGTGGCTGTCCGGGCGGGCCTCGCTGGCCGAGGTCCGGGCCGACCTGCACACCGCCGCCCGGCTGCTGGCCCCCGCCCCGGCGGGGCCCGGCGAGCGGCCGGAACTGCAACGGGTTCCACCACCTGCCTCCGGCGGGGTGCCGGCCCCGGGCTAG
- a CDS encoding ABC transporter ATP-binding protein, which yields MITFEQVGVEYAGASAPALSGVDLTVPEGELCLLVGPSGSGKSTLLGTVCGLVPHFTGGTLTGRVTVAGRDTREHRPRDLADVVGTVGQDPAAHFVTDTVEEELAYGMESMGLAPAVMRRRVEETLDLLGLAELRGRALSSLSGGQRQRVAIGSVLTVHPKVLVLDEPTSALDPGAAEEVLAVLQRLVHDLGTTVLLSEHRLERVVQYADQVLLLPGSGEPPVLGDPAALMARSPVRPPVVELGLLAGWTPLPLTVRDARRRAAPLRDRLPAPAPRPAPPAAEPVATANRLVVSRGAVPALRGVELALAPGQITALMGRNGAGKSTLLGTLVGLHAPASGTVRVDGRTPHRTRPQELIRSVGLVPQDPRDLLYAETVAEECAAADRDAGAEPGTCRALLADLLPGVADDRHPRDLSEGQRLTLALAVVLAARPPVLLLDEPTRGLDYAAKARLVTVLRGLAADGHAVLLATHDVELAAELAHRTAVLAEGEIVADGPTPEVVLASPTFAPQTAKILPPHLTVPEAAAALAALTAPAPEPPR from the coding sequence GTGATCACTTTCGAGCAGGTCGGCGTGGAGTACGCCGGCGCGTCCGCACCCGCCCTGTCCGGCGTCGACCTGACCGTTCCCGAGGGCGAGTTGTGCCTGCTGGTCGGGCCGTCCGGCTCCGGCAAGTCGACGCTGCTGGGGACGGTCTGCGGGCTGGTGCCGCACTTCACCGGCGGCACCCTGACCGGCCGGGTCACGGTGGCCGGGCGGGACACCCGCGAGCACCGGCCGCGCGACCTCGCGGACGTGGTGGGCACCGTCGGGCAGGACCCGGCGGCGCACTTCGTCACCGACACCGTCGAGGAGGAACTCGCCTACGGCATGGAGTCGATGGGCCTGGCCCCGGCGGTGATGCGCCGCCGGGTCGAGGAGACCCTCGACCTGCTGGGCCTGGCCGAGCTGCGCGGCCGCGCGCTGTCCTCGCTCTCCGGCGGGCAGCGGCAGCGGGTGGCGATCGGCTCGGTGCTGACCGTCCACCCGAAGGTGCTGGTGCTGGACGAGCCGACCTCGGCGCTCGACCCGGGCGCCGCCGAGGAGGTGCTGGCCGTCCTGCAGCGCCTGGTGCACGACCTGGGCACCACCGTGCTGCTGTCCGAGCACCGCCTGGAGCGGGTCGTCCAGTACGCCGACCAGGTGCTGCTGCTGCCCGGCTCGGGCGAGCCGCCCGTCCTCGGCGACCCGGCCGCGCTGATGGCCCGCTCGCCCGTCCGGCCGCCGGTGGTCGAACTCGGGCTGCTGGCGGGCTGGACGCCGCTGCCGCTCACCGTCCGCGACGCCCGCCGCCGGGCGGCCCCGCTGCGCGACCGGCTCCCGGCCCCCGCGCCGCGGCCGGCCCCGCCCGCCGCCGAGCCGGTCGCCACCGCGAACCGCCTGGTGGTCTCCCGGGGCGCCGTCCCGGCCCTGCGCGGCGTCGAACTCGCCCTCGCCCCGGGGCAGATCACCGCCCTGATGGGACGCAACGGCGCCGGGAAGTCCACCCTGCTCGGCACCCTGGTCGGCCTGCACGCGCCCGCCTCCGGCACCGTCCGGGTCGACGGCCGCACCCCGCACCGGACCCGTCCCCAGGAGCTGATCCGCTCCGTCGGGCTCGTCCCGCAGGACCCGCGCGACCTGCTGTACGCGGAGACCGTCGCCGAGGAGTGCGCCGCCGCCGACCGGGACGCCGGGGCCGAACCCGGCACCTGCCGCGCCCTGCTGGCCGACCTGCTGCCCGGCGTCGCCGACGACCGCCACCCGCGCGACCTCTCCGAGGGCCAGCGCCTCACCCTCGCGCTGGCCGTCGTGCTGGCCGCCCGCCCGCCCGTCCTGCTGCTCGACGAGCCCACCCGCGGCCTCGACTACGCCGCCAAGGCCCGCCTGGTCACCGTCCTGCGCGGCCTCGCCGCCGACGGCCACGCCGTCCTGCTCGCCACCCACGACGTCGAACTCGCCGCCGAACTCGCCCACCGCACCGCCGTGCTGGCCGAGGGCGAGATCGTCGCCGACGGCCCGACCCCCGAAGTCGTCCTCGCCTCGCCCACCTTCGCCCCGCAGACCGCGAAGATCCTCCCGCCGCACCTCACCGTCCCCGAGGCGGCGGCCGCCCTCGCGGCCCTCACGGCCCCCGCCCCGGAGCCGCCGCGATGA
- a CDS encoding SCO2322 family protein: protein MTGHPPRHPSPGARLPLAVLTACAALPDPAAGTSAATTGHRAHRRPSPFSRLPLAALTACAALPRPAAGTSAATTGHRAHRRPSPFSRRPFPLFPLAVLTLLAACAALLGPAAGTSAAAEYRYWSFWKGGTDGWAYQQVGPAGNVPADGAVDGWRFVLSPDGGQETPRPGPAPDFASVCRDTAPDGGHKRVAVVLDFGTAQDAPNGEQPPAARSVCASVPTAANSAEVLAAVAAPLRYDSGAMLCAIAGYPHAGCGEQVAAGGGSTAAAGGSDGDGGPSVGLFAGVGAVVLLGAGAVWQARRRRTR, encoded by the coding sequence ATGACCGGCCACCCCCCGCGCCACCCCTCCCCCGGCGCCCGCCTCCCACTCGCCGTCCTCACCGCCTGCGCGGCCCTCCCCGACCCGGCCGCCGGCACCTCCGCCGCCACCACCGGCCACCGCGCCCACCGCCGCCCCTCCCCCTTCTCCCGCCTCCCACTCGCCGCCCTCACCGCCTGCGCAGCCCTCCCCCGCCCGGCCGCCGGCACCTCCGCCGCCACCACCGGCCACCGCGCCCACCGCCGCCCCTCCCCCTTCTCCCGCCGTCCCTTCCCTCTCTTCCCGCTCGCCGTCCTCACCCTCCTCGCCGCCTGCGCAGCCCTCCTCGGCCCGGCCGCCGGTACCTCCGCCGCCGCCGAGTACCGCTACTGGTCGTTCTGGAAGGGCGGCACCGACGGCTGGGCCTACCAGCAGGTCGGCCCGGCCGGGAACGTGCCGGCGGACGGGGCGGTGGACGGCTGGCGGTTCGTGCTGAGCCCGGACGGCGGCCAGGAGACGCCGCGTCCCGGCCCGGCGCCCGACTTCGCCTCGGTCTGCCGGGACACCGCGCCCGACGGCGGCCACAAGCGGGTCGCCGTGGTGCTGGACTTCGGCACCGCGCAGGACGCCCCGAACGGCGAACAGCCGCCCGCCGCCCGCTCGGTGTGCGCCTCGGTGCCGACCGCGGCGAACTCCGCCGAGGTGCTGGCCGCGGTCGCCGCGCCGCTGCGCTACGACTCCGGCGCGATGCTGTGCGCGATCGCCGGCTACCCGCACGCGGGCTGCGGCGAGCAGGTCGCGGCGGGCGGCGGCTCCACCGCCGCGGCGGGCGGCTCGGACGGTGACGGCGGCCCGAGCGTGGGCCTTTTCGCCGGTGTCGGCGCGGTGGTCCTGCTGGGCGCGGGCGCGGTCTGGCAGGCCCGTCGCCGCCGCACCCGCTGA
- a CDS encoding prenyltransferase/squalene oxidase repeat-containing protein — MTAAVPAALLLDGVLDAAQAADTVRSILAHQQPDGAIPWFHGGHLDPWDHTEAAMALDTAGEHAAAEAAYRWLADRQNPDGSWYAAYAYGQPGTADGTATDLARETNFCAYVAVGAWHHHLSTGDDGFLERIWPTVSRALDHTVRLSLPGGAIAWRQDEDGTAATEALLTGSCSILHALRCGLAVADHLDRPQPDWELAAGLLRHAIARHPERFLDKGRYSMDWYYPVLGTALRGQDAERRIAADWDRFVVPGLGVRCVSDRPWVTGGESAELALALWAAGQSDRAVEILRWIQHLRHEDGSYWTGYVYEDHAVWPEERTTWTAGALLLAVAALGGDHATVSVFGGEHLPAGLAVNDCC; from the coding sequence GTGACGGCCGCCGTCCCCGCCGCCCTGCTGCTCGACGGCGTCCTGGACGCCGCGCAGGCCGCCGACACCGTCCGCTCGATCCTCGCCCACCAGCAGCCCGACGGCGCGATCCCCTGGTTCCACGGCGGCCACCTCGACCCCTGGGACCACACCGAGGCCGCGATGGCCCTCGACACCGCCGGCGAGCACGCCGCCGCCGAAGCCGCCTACCGCTGGCTCGCCGACCGGCAGAACCCCGACGGCTCCTGGTACGCCGCCTACGCCTACGGACAGCCCGGCACCGCCGACGGCACCGCCACCGACCTCGCCCGCGAGACCAACTTCTGCGCGTACGTCGCCGTCGGCGCCTGGCACCACCACCTGTCCACCGGCGACGACGGCTTCCTCGAACGGATCTGGCCCACCGTCAGCCGCGCCCTCGACCACACCGTCCGGCTCAGCCTCCCCGGCGGCGCCATCGCCTGGCGCCAGGACGAGGACGGCACCGCCGCCACCGAAGCGCTGCTCACCGGCTCCTGCTCGATCCTGCACGCCCTGCGCTGCGGACTCGCCGTCGCCGACCACCTCGACCGGCCGCAGCCCGACTGGGAGCTCGCCGCCGGACTCCTCCGGCACGCCATCGCCCGCCACCCCGAGCGGTTCCTCGACAAGGGCCGCTACTCCATGGACTGGTACTACCCCGTCCTCGGCACCGCCCTGCGCGGCCAGGACGCGGAGCGCCGGATCGCCGCCGACTGGGACCGCTTCGTCGTGCCCGGCCTCGGCGTCCGCTGCGTCAGCGACCGCCCCTGGGTCACCGGCGGCGAGAGCGCCGAACTCGCCCTCGCCCTGTGGGCCGCCGGACAGTCCGACCGGGCCGTCGAGATCCTCCGCTGGATCCAGCACCTGCGGCACGAGGACGGCTCCTACTGGACCGGCTACGTCTACGAGGACCACGCCGTCTGGCCCGAGGAGCGCACCACCTGGACCGCCGGCGCCCTGCTGCTCGCCGTCGCCGCCCTCGGCGGCGACCACGCGACGGTCAGCGTCTTCGGCGGCGAGCACCTGCCGGCGGGGCTGGCGGTCAACGACTGCTGCTAG
- a CDS encoding energy-coupling factor transporter transmembrane component T: MSVHRLPRAAADTPADTPAAAPPQRRSAAVHSRSLPRQLHPGAWWLWSLGLAAAASRTTNPLLLLLILAVAGFVVAARRGDAPWARSYAAFLRLGLLVLAARMVFAVLLGSPVGGTHVLFTLPQVPLPAWAQGVRLGGAVTLEGVLFALYEGLRLAVLLACVGAANALASPSRLLRSLPGALYEAGVAAVVALTFAPNLVADVRRLRAARRLRGRSDRGVRAVLSVGLPVLEGALERSVALAAAMDTRGFGRTVAVPRRVVRTAGALTLTGLLAVCSATYGLLTAGTHPWALPVLLAGAAAAGAGLVLGGRRSARTRYRPDPWALPEWLTAASGALVAAALIWYSGRWPGALAPSVVPPTAPTLPLLPALAALVGLLPAFVTPEPPRSTR; this comes from the coding sequence ATGTCCGTCCACCGCCTGCCCCGCGCAGCCGCCGACACCCCCGCCGACACCCCCGCCGCAGCGCCCCCGCAGCGCCGTTCGGCGGCCGTGCACAGCCGGTCGCTGCCACGGCAGTTGCACCCGGGGGCGTGGTGGCTGTGGTCGCTGGGCCTGGCCGCGGCGGCCAGCCGGACCACCAACCCGCTGCTCCTGCTGTTGATCCTGGCGGTGGCGGGTTTCGTGGTCGCGGCCCGGCGCGGCGACGCCCCCTGGGCGCGCTCGTACGCGGCGTTCCTGCGGCTGGGCCTGCTGGTGCTGGCCGCCCGGATGGTGTTCGCGGTGCTGCTGGGCTCCCCCGTCGGCGGCACCCACGTCCTGTTCACGCTGCCCCAGGTCCCGCTGCCCGCCTGGGCGCAGGGCGTCCGGCTGGGCGGCGCGGTGACGCTGGAGGGGGTGCTGTTCGCGCTGTACGAGGGGCTGCGGCTGGCGGTGCTGCTGGCGTGCGTGGGCGCGGCGAACGCGCTGGCCTCGCCGTCGCGGCTGCTGCGCTCGCTGCCGGGCGCGCTGTACGAGGCGGGCGTGGCGGCGGTGGTGGCGCTGACCTTCGCGCCGAACCTGGTCGCGGACGTGCGGCGGCTGCGCGCGGCGCGTCGGCTGCGCGGGCGCTCGGACCGGGGGGTGCGGGCGGTGCTGTCGGTCGGACTGCCGGTGCTGGAGGGCGCGTTGGAGCGTTCGGTGGCGCTGGCCGCGGCGATGGACACCCGCGGTTTCGGCCGGACGGTGGCCGTCCCGCGCCGGGTGGTGCGCACGGCCGGGGCGCTGACCCTGACGGGGCTGCTGGCGGTGTGCTCGGCGACGTACGGCCTGCTGACCGCGGGCACCCACCCGTGGGCGCTGCCGGTGCTGCTGGCGGGTGCCGCCGCGGCCGGGGCGGGCCTGGTGCTGGGCGGCCGCCGTTCGGCCCGCACCCGCTACCGGCCCGATCCGTGGGCGCTGCCGGAGTGGCTGACGGCCGCCTCGGGGGCGCTGGTCGCGGCCGCGCTGATCTGGTACTCGGGCCGCTGGCCGGGGGCGCTGGCCCCGAGCGTCGTCCCGCCGACCGCCCCGACCCTGCCGCTGCTGCCCGCACTGGCCGCGCTGGTCGGCCTGCTGCCCGCCTTCGTCACTCCCGAGCCGCCCCGGAGCACCCGGTGA
- a CDS encoding class I SAM-dependent methyltransferase, which produces MLTVDFSRFPLAPGDRVLDLGCGGGRHAFECYRRGANVVALDQNAEEIAEVRKWFAAMEEAGEAPAGASATAVEGDALHLPFEDGTFDRIIISEVMEHIPDDEGVLAEMVRVLKPGGLLAVTVPRYLPEKICWALSDEYHEVEGGHIRIYKGDELVGKVREAGLTPYGTHHAHALHAPYWWIKCAVGVDNDKALPVRAYHRLLVWDIVGTPVISTLTKAAEKALNPVLGKSFVVYASKPHELEARA; this is translated from the coding sequence GTGCTGACCGTCGATTTCTCCCGCTTCCCGCTCGCCCCCGGCGACCGGGTGCTCGACCTGGGCTGCGGCGGCGGCCGGCACGCGTTCGAGTGCTACCGGCGCGGCGCCAACGTGGTCGCCCTGGACCAGAACGCCGAGGAGATCGCCGAGGTCCGCAAGTGGTTCGCCGCGATGGAGGAGGCCGGCGAGGCCCCCGCCGGGGCCAGCGCCACCGCCGTGGAGGGCGACGCGCTCCACCTGCCCTTCGAGGACGGCACCTTCGACCGGATCATCATCTCCGAGGTGATGGAGCACATCCCCGACGACGAGGGCGTGCTCGCCGAGATGGTCCGCGTCCTCAAGCCCGGCGGGCTGCTCGCCGTCACCGTGCCCCGCTACCTGCCCGAGAAGATCTGCTGGGCGCTGTCCGACGAGTACCACGAGGTCGAGGGCGGCCACATCCGGATCTACAAGGGCGACGAACTCGTCGGGAAGGTCCGGGAGGCCGGCCTCACCCCGTACGGCACCCACCACGCGCACGCCCTGCACGCCCCCTACTGGTGGATCAAGTGCGCGGTCGGCGTCGACAACGACAAGGCGCTGCCGGTGCGCGCCTACCACCGGCTGCTGGTGTGGGACATCGTCGGCACCCCCGTCATCTCCACCCTCACCAAGGCCGCCGAGAAGGCCCTCAACCCCGTCCTCGGCAAGTCCTTCGTGGTCTACGCCAGCAAGCCGCACGAGCTCGAGGCCCGCGCGTGA